One segment of Clostridium ljungdahlii DSM 13528 DNA contains the following:
- a CDS encoding DUF1292 domain-containing protein, with product MDKENLNECNCGCTSQEENCGCTETHEHEHDCGCGCGCEDSDPLIVDLEDENGEIVSCEIVDGFEYKEGKYAVVENPENGSTYLFKVENEGELVIPEDNEFDEVSKYYEKLMEEE from the coding sequence ATGGATAAAGAAAATTTAAATGAATGCAACTGTGGCTGTACTAGCCAAGAAGAAAATTGTGGCTGCACAGAAACACACGAACATGAACATGATTGCGGCTGTGGATGCGGCTGTGAAGATTCAGATCCTTTAATAGTAGATTTAGAGGATGAAAATGGAGAGATAGTTTCCTGTGAAATAGTTGATGGTTTTGAATATAAAGAAGGAAAATATGCTGTAGTTGAGAATCCTGAGAATGGCTCTACTTATTTATTTAAAGTGGAAAATGAAGGAGAGCTTGTTATTCCAGAGGATAACGAATTTGATGAAGTTTCAAAGTACTATGAAAAATTAATGGAAGAAGAATAA
- a CDS encoding HAD-IB family hydrolase: MEKLAIFDVDFTLTNSETLMEFYIFMVKKRPRLILYAPFSIMSALLFVLKVFSAKKAKENFISFINGIREKDMELLTKEFYEKRLSKIFYKDALYTLKKFKNSGYKIYLISASAEFYLKELYKIEEVDKIIGTRFEIVNGKHTRKILGQNCKGEEKVTRLMESLKKDNIEVDFKNSYMFSDSLSDLPLFKLVGNPYLINYTRKDNQGIEVLRWK, encoded by the coding sequence TTGGAAAAACTCGCTATATTTGACGTAGATTTTACTTTAACAAATAGTGAAACCTTAATGGAATTTTACATATTCATGGTAAAAAAACGTCCTAGACTCATATTATACGCACCTTTTAGCATTATGTCTGCCCTTTTATTTGTACTGAAGGTTTTTAGTGCTAAAAAGGCTAAAGAAAATTTTATTTCATTTATAAATGGAATACGTGAAAAGGATATGGAACTTCTCACAAAAGAATTTTACGAAAAAAGACTAAGTAAAATATTTTACAAAGATGCTCTATATACCTTAAAAAAATTTAAAAATAGTGGCTATAAAATATATCTGATATCTGCTTCTGCAGAATTTTATTTAAAAGAATTATATAAAATAGAGGAAGTTGATAAAATAATAGGTACACGATTTGAAATTGTAAATGGAAAGCATACTAGAAAAATTCTCGGACAAAACTGCAAAGGAGAAGAAAAGGTAACAAGGCTTATGGAATCTTTAAAAAAAGACAACATAGAAGTTGACTTCAAAAATTCTTATATGTTCTCAGATTCACTATCTGATTTGCCTCTCTTTAAATTGGTAGGCAATCCTTATCTTATAAATTACACAAGAAAAGATAACCAGGGGATTGAAGTTTTAAGGTGGAAGTGA
- a CDS encoding aminotransferase class IV encodes MSECIEKFFLYNNELKNKEQFKEAEFKHGKSIYEVIRIIDGKPLFLKLHLRRMKNSAKITNLRLWLNEKDIKNSILKLIKANEISVGNIKIIFNFYEKNTFLSYFLPYNYPSLEEYKVGVDTIFYHGERENPNAKVINYEFRTKVDSTIKEKNVFEAILVDSNGNITEGSKSNIFMIKGNTVVTAPLKNVLPGTTRKVVMDICSKIGLEVSEKEVSYKDVEKFDALFISGTSPKVLPIKKVENVKFDSSNNKVLLKIIKAYDKEVRDDIKNFDTD; translated from the coding sequence ATGAGTGAGTGTATTGAAAAATTTTTTCTATATAATAATGAATTAAAAAACAAAGAACAATTTAAAGAGGCTGAATTTAAACATGGAAAGTCTATATATGAGGTAATACGTATTATAGATGGAAAACCTCTTTTTTTAAAGTTACATTTAAGACGTATGAAAAACTCAGCAAAAATAACTAATTTGAGATTATGGCTTAATGAAAAAGATATTAAAAATAGTATATTAAAACTTATAAAGGCAAATGAAATTTCAGTAGGTAATATAAAGATTATTTTTAATTTCTATGAAAAGAATACATTTTTGTCTTATTTTTTGCCTTATAATTATCCATCTCTAGAAGAGTATAAAGTGGGAGTAGACACCATCTTTTATCATGGAGAAAGAGAAAATCCAAATGCAAAAGTAATAAATTATGAGTTTAGAACTAAGGTAGATAGTACGATAAAAGAAAAGAATGTGTTTGAAGCTATACTTGTGGATAGTAATGGAAACATTACAGAGGGGAGTAAGTCCAATATATTTATGATAAAGGGAAATACTGTTGTAACTGCACCATTAAAAAATGTGCTTCCTGGAACTACGAGAAAGGTTGTAATGGATATCTGCAGTAAAATAGGGCTTGAAGTGTCAGAGAAAGAGGTAAGCTATAAGGATGTAGAGAAGTTTGATGCACTATTTATATCTGGTACATCACCAAAAGTACTGCCTATAAAAAAAGTGGAAAACGTTAAATTTGATTCTTCAAACAATAAAGTACTGCTTAAAATTATAAAAGCATACGATAAAGAAGTAAGGGATGACATAAAAAATTTTGATACAGATTAG
- a CDS encoding DUF342 domain-containing protein, giving the protein MKELFHGTSLEECLESASCKLNMPKDKLQYKIVKKSKLLFRKKVIIEVSFGEEDQSNVNSVTEKEIVKTNEKDGTIKLENGKIIVKDPIEDGKPAVIHRGHNISIFVDGAEVKDKCEVFSKNKIEIVFEEDEPKRQMNIYLSDDRMKAYAEVKYISKNVYKLKDKDESHKVNFEGEIIQSIKPPMYTVNEIKNELSNNKVIYGIMEENLKEVVNGDKKLVVACGKEAVNGEDDFLENKFETSVVLKEDTIGNIDFKSIGTINVVKKGDIIAIKHNGTLGKDGFDVTGKVLKCKPIKQIKIKVGDGCVLKDENTVEASIDGKPSIKSNTYYVHQVHEINGDVDISTGNINFIGDIIIHGNVKEGMKVECGNDLIVEKEVERASLNAKGDISIGQTVVSSQICGGGDSVKKIKAMEHLSKFNKNMEQLVGAVKEIKDYNLLGKSKKDGEIIKILLESKFKKLIKLGINVIADLNVESDDYQEDKIVRFIKTKLIGMGPISIKSYSELNELMKIIEDKIEELKDTRALPVKVVLSYCQDSNIQSSGDIIIKGRGEYISQIDANGSIEFLQEKSVARGGILKAENEIKCKIVGSVAGVSTKLQVESKGGNIWADVAYHNTVFKVENKEIVLDSPSKDVHVYLKEGDIVVDKFVL; this is encoded by the coding sequence ATGAAAGAATTGTTTCATGGTACTTCACTAGAGGAATGCTTAGAATCTGCCAGCTGTAAACTAAATATGCCAAAAGACAAATTACAATATAAGATTGTTAAGAAAAGCAAATTACTTTTTAGAAAAAAAGTAATAATAGAAGTGTCTTTTGGGGAAGAAGATCAGAGTAATGTAAATTCTGTTACAGAGAAGGAAATTGTAAAAACAAATGAAAAAGATGGAACCATAAAATTAGAAAATGGCAAAATAATTGTAAAGGATCCTATTGAAGATGGGAAACCTGCGGTAATACATAGGGGACATAATATATCTATTTTTGTAGATGGAGCTGAAGTTAAGGATAAATGTGAAGTATTTAGTAAAAATAAAATAGAAATAGTTTTTGAAGAAGATGAACCAAAAAGACAAATGAATATATATCTATCTGATGATAGAATGAAAGCATATGCTGAAGTTAAATATATATCTAAAAACGTTTACAAACTGAAAGACAAAGATGAGAGTCATAAAGTGAATTTTGAAGGAGAAATAATTCAATCAATAAAGCCTCCTATGTATACAGTAAATGAAATTAAGAACGAATTATCTAATAATAAAGTGATTTATGGTATAATGGAAGAAAATTTGAAAGAAGTTGTAAACGGTGATAAAAAACTTGTAGTAGCTTGTGGAAAAGAAGCTGTAAACGGTGAGGATGATTTTCTAGAGAATAAGTTTGAAACCTCCGTAGTTTTAAAAGAAGATACGATTGGAAATATAGACTTTAAAAGTATAGGTACCATAAATGTTGTAAAAAAAGGAGATATAATTGCAATAAAACATAATGGCACTTTAGGCAAAGATGGATTTGATGTTACTGGAAAGGTTTTAAAATGTAAACCAATAAAACAAATTAAAATAAAGGTTGGAGATGGATGTGTACTTAAAGATGAAAACACCGTTGAAGCATCAATAGATGGTAAACCCTCCATAAAAAGCAACACTTATTATGTTCATCAGGTACACGAAATTAATGGAGATGTGGATATAAGCACTGGGAATATAAATTTTATAGGTGATATAATTATACATGGAAATGTAAAAGAAGGCATGAAAGTAGAATGTGGCAACGACCTTATTGTGGAAAAAGAAGTAGAAAGGGCTAGTTTAAATGCAAAAGGTGATATAAGTATAGGACAAACTGTTGTTAGCTCTCAAATATGTGGTGGCGGTGACAGTGTAAAGAAGATTAAGGCTATGGAACACCTGAGCAAATTTAATAAGAATATGGAACAGTTAGTGGGGGCCGTAAAAGAAATAAAAGACTATAATCTGCTTGGCAAAAGTAAAAAGGATGGAGAAATAATAAAAATATTATTGGAAAGTAAATTCAAGAAACTTATTAAGCTGGGCATAAATGTAATTGCGGACTTGAATGTTGAAAGTGATGATTATCAAGAGGATAAAATTGTAAGATTTATCAAAACCAAGCTTATAGGAATGGGACCTATAAGTATTAAAAGTTATTCCGAGTTAAATGAACTAATGAAAATTATTGAAGATAAAATAGAGGAACTAAAAGACACAAGGGCACTTCCTGTGAAAGTGGTTTTATCTTACTGTCAGGACTCCAATATACAGAGTTCTGGTGATATAATAATAAAAGGAAGAGGAGAATATATATCACAAATTGATGCCAATGGTTCCATTGAATTTTTGCAAGAAAAGAGTGTGGCAAGAGGGGGAATACTAAAAGCTGAAAATGAAATAAAATGTAAGATTGTAGGGAGTGTAGCAGGAGTTTCTACAAAGCTTCAAGTAGAAAGTAAGGGTGGAAATATATGGGCAGATGTGGCTTATCATAATACGGTATTTAAAGTTGAAAACAAGGAAATTGTTCTAGATTCTCCAAGTAAAGATGTACATGTGTATTTGAAGGAAGGGGATATAGTAGTTGACAAATTTGTTCTATAA
- a CDS encoding chemotaxis protein CheW, whose protein sequence is MDGKEIKVLIFSINGEYYATDIMEVERILGYEETTKLPDSPNFVEGVINYEGNILPIISLSKRFGFASAEESKEAKIIVTKQSGNKIGIIVDVVSEVTDVNTADIEVAPDIVSQISKRYIKGLIKIKDNIIIFLNLDKILTEEEKELI, encoded by the coding sequence ATGGATGGCAAGGAAATAAAAGTATTGATATTTAGTATAAATGGTGAGTACTATGCTACAGATATTATGGAAGTAGAGAGAATTTTGGGTTATGAAGAGACTACGAAGCTGCCGGATTCTCCTAACTTTGTAGAGGGAGTCATAAATTATGAAGGAAATATACTTCCTATAATATCCTTGAGTAAGAGATTTGGTTTTGCTTCAGCGGAAGAAAGTAAAGAGGCTAAGATAATAGTTACGAAACAAAGTGGAAATAAAATAGGAATAATAGTAGATGTTGTATCTGAAGTTACTGATGTAAATACTGCAGATATAGAAGTTGCACCTGATATAGTGTCCCAAATATCAAAAAGATATATAAAAGGCCTCATTAAAATAAAAGATAATATAATAATATTCTTAAATCTTGATAAAATACTTACTGAAGAAGAAAAGGAACTCATATAA
- a CDS encoding chemotaxis protein CheD, translated as MDIKEIRVGIADMNTASSPDRIITIGLGSCVGIALYDKEKCIGGLAHIMLPDSTQFTNTKNPMKFADLAIPILIEKLEALGVNRRNLKAKIAGGASMFNFSDKSVVMNIGSRNGEAVKNILKENSISILAEDLGGNKGRTMIFDTNDGGVKIKTVGIGIREI; from the coding sequence ATGGATATAAAAGAGATAAGAGTGGGAATAGCAGATATGAATACTGCAAGTTCTCCTGATAGAATTATAACCATTGGTTTGGGTTCCTGTGTAGGTATAGCTCTATATGATAAGGAAAAGTGTATAGGTGGGTTGGCACATATAATGCTGCCGGACAGCACTCAATTTACAAATACAAAAAATCCAATGAAATTTGCAGATTTAGCTATTCCTATTTTGATAGAAAAGTTAGAAGCCTTAGGTGTAAATAGAAGAAATTTAAAGGCTAAAATAGCAGGTGGGGCTTCTATGTTTAACTTCTCAGATAAAAGTGTAGTTATGAATATAGGAAGTAGGAATGGAGAAGCTGTAAAGAATATATTAAAAGAAAATTCTATTTCAATATTAGCAGAAGATCTAGGAGGCAACAAAGGTAGAACTATGATATTTGATACCAATGATGGAGGTGTCAAGATAAAGACAGTAGGAATTGGGATAAGGGAAATTTAA
- a CDS encoding protein-glutamate methylesterase/protein-glutamine glutaminase, whose translation MEKIKVLVVDDSALMRKIISDMIGEDESIRVVGTARNGEDLLEKLSLNFTENSMPDVITLDVEMPKMDGITALGELKKRNINIPVIVLSSVSKEGKQRTMECLDMGAFDFLPKPSGTISLDINKVKTELVEKIKGAYLANTVKPNKAQENIQLSISKNEKASTLNVTSSNVDRKMKKDINAVVIGASTGGPKALYSVITQFPQNMGVPVFVVQHMPAGFTKAFADRLDSNSKIKVLEAEDGMNVEKNTVYVAPGGFHMEVWRDKRIHLNKEPAIWGVRPAVDKLFISASKVYGENIISVVLTGMGRDGAQGTVEIKENGGITLSEDESTCTIYGMPKAAYATGKVDLVLPIDKIANEIVKIIKFGGR comes from the coding sequence TTGGAAAAAATTAAGGTTTTAGTAGTAGATGATTCTGCATTAATGAGAAAAATTATTTCGGACATGATAGGTGAAGATGAATCTATAAGGGTTGTAGGAACTGCTAGAAATGGGGAAGATCTTTTAGAGAAACTATCGTTAAATTTTACTGAAAATAGTATGCCTGATGTAATAACTTTAGATGTAGAAATGCCAAAGATGGATGGAATAACAGCACTAGGCGAATTGAAAAAAAGGAATATTAATATACCTGTAATAGTTTTAAGCAGTGTCTCCAAGGAAGGAAAACAGCGTACAATGGAATGTCTTGATATGGGTGCTTTTGATTTTTTACCTAAGCCTTCAGGTACAATATCTTTGGATATAAATAAAGTTAAAACTGAGCTTGTAGAGAAGATAAAAGGAGCCTACCTGGCAAATACAGTTAAACCAAATAAAGCACAAGAAAATATACAACTGTCTATATCAAAAAATGAAAAAGCTTCCACATTAAATGTCACAAGTTCAAATGTAGATAGAAAAATGAAAAAAGATATAAATGCAGTGGTGATAGGAGCATCTACGGGCGGACCTAAAGCACTTTATTCAGTTATAACACAATTTCCCCAGAACATGGGAGTGCCGGTATTTGTAGTACAGCATATGCCTGCAGGATTTACTAAGGCTTTTGCAGACAGATTGGATTCTAATTCAAAAATAAAAGTATTAGAAGCAGAGGATGGTATGAATGTTGAAAAGAATACTGTTTATGTAGCACCTGGTGGATTTCATATGGAAGTATGGAGAGATAAGAGAATACATTTGAACAAAGAACCTGCCATTTGGGGAGTAAGGCCTGCAGTGGATAAGCTATTTATATCTGCATCAAAAGTATATGGAGAAAATATTATAAGTGTAGTTTTGACGGGTATGGGAAGAGATGGAGCACAAGGAACTGTAGAGATAAAGGAAAATGGAGGAATTACACTTTCTGAAGATGAATCAACTTGTACTATTTATGGTATGCCTAAAGCAGCTTATGCCACAGGAAAAGTGGACTTAGTTTTACCAATAGACAAAATAGCAAATGAAATAGTAAAAATAATAAAGTTTGGTGGGAGGTAG
- a CDS encoding CheR family methyltransferase — translation MDMAYFKQWVLREFNINLAAYKPNQLHRRINSLMSRVGVKSIDEYIELLKRDGEQRQKFLDFITINVSEFFRNPEIFEELKVRLKEELLPRNSPLKIWSAACSIGAEPYSVAMYLDELSHGVRHTIIATDIDNTIIERAKRGEYVLSEVKNVKKEYLDKYFTIKDDKYIISPIIKNLITFKKHDLILQNYESNFDLIICRNVVIYFNQDVKDKIYEKFSKSLKKGGLLFVGATESIYNYRDYGFEKASTFIYRKL, via the coding sequence ATGGATATGGCTTATTTTAAGCAGTGGGTTTTAAGAGAATTCAATATAAATTTAGCTGCATATAAACCAAACCAATTACATAGGAGAATAAATAGCTTGATGTCCAGAGTAGGAGTTAAAAGTATAGATGAATACATAGAACTCTTAAAAAGGGACGGAGAGCAAAGACAGAAGTTTTTAGACTTTATAACTATAAATGTATCTGAATTTTTTAGAAATCCGGAGATATTTGAAGAGTTAAAAGTTAGATTAAAGGAAGAACTACTTCCTAGAAATAGTCCTTTGAAAATATGGAGTGCAGCTTGTTCAATTGGGGCTGAACCTTATTCAGTAGCTATGTATTTGGATGAATTGTCTCATGGAGTTAGACACACCATAATTGCAACAGATATAGATAACACTATAATTGAAAGGGCTAAAAGGGGAGAATATGTTTTATCAGAAGTAAAAAATGTAAAAAAAGAATATTTAGATAAGTATTTTACTATAAAGGACGATAAATATATTATAAGTCCTATAATAAAAAATTTAATCACATTTAAAAAGCATGATTTAATACTTCAAAATTATGAAAGTAACTTTGATTTAATAATATGCAGAAATGTGGTAATATATTTTAATCAAGATGTAAAAGATAAAATATATGAAAAGTTTAGCAAGTCACTTAAAAAAGGAGGACTACTATTTGTCGGGGCCACTGAAAGCATATACAATTATAGAGATTATGGCTTTGAGAAGGCTTCTACCTTTATATATAGAAAGCTATAA
- a CDS encoding chemotaxis protein CheA, with amino-acid sequence MDTSQYMSMFLEESMDNLQTLNESLLQLEQEPDNIDKVNEIFRVAHTIKGMAATMGFNEVAELTHKMEDVLSEFRDGQLKVNQDVVTVLFKCLDTLEQMIKNIEDGVDEETPIQDIIEELEKISGQKDESEANKPEKEDNVQEQNAAVESKGKDSMVELNEYDINVVKQAEDKEFNAYEIKIKLSENTLLKSARAFLIFKDLEAVGEIIKSIPGTEDIENENFEFEICLVLLTKSTSEDVHKLLMNISEVEEVTVEDVDIQAEKAKKMESDSAKKEEEIKVKAEKKAAQEVVKPKPAAVAQKKSKNPPKKEPHKKMHQSVRVDLERLDKFMNMVSELVINRTRMEQISSSYKLNELNEVLEQVARTTSDLQDLVMKIRMLPLDTVFNRFPRMIRDLSVELDKEMELIIEGADTELDRTVIDEIGEPLIHLLRNAADHGVESKEERIAKGKDPVGKIKLIAYQEGTKAVIKVEDDGSGIPVEKIREKAENAGINTEGMTEADIKNLIFMQGISSNTEVTDISGRGVGMDVVKTKISSLGGTVELVSEKDKGSSFIIRLPLTLQIIQVLLVGVGDETMAISLSYVDRVIDYKDDLVKMTNNKEVIIYNGNVIPLIRLYEKLGVEKSASNKNYIVIVKVGEKTVGLMVDSLLGQREIVIKPLGKTLKNLKEYMGATILGNGLVTLILDVAALV; translated from the coding sequence ATGGATACGTCGCAGTATATGTCTATGTTTCTAGAGGAATCAATGGACAACTTGCAAACACTTAATGAATCATTACTTCAGCTTGAGCAAGAACCAGACAACATAGATAAGGTAAATGAAATTTTTAGAGTAGCACATACAATAAAAGGAATGGCAGCTACTATGGGATTTAATGAAGTGGCTGAACTTACTCACAAAATGGAAGATGTACTATCTGAATTTAGGGATGGACAATTAAAAGTAAACCAAGATGTAGTTACAGTCTTATTTAAATGCCTGGATACTCTTGAGCAGATGATAAAAAATATAGAGGATGGAGTAGATGAAGAAACTCCTATTCAGGATATCATTGAAGAATTGGAAAAGATATCTGGTCAAAAAGATGAAAGTGAAGCTAATAAACCTGAAAAAGAAGATAATGTCCAGGAACAAAATGCTGCAGTGGAATCTAAAGGCAAAGATTCTATGGTAGAATTGAATGAATATGATATAAATGTAGTTAAACAAGCTGAGGACAAGGAATTTAACGCTTATGAAATAAAAATTAAACTTAGCGAAAATACTCTTTTGAAATCTGCAAGGGCATTTTTAATATTTAAGGATTTGGAAGCAGTAGGAGAAATAATAAAGTCTATTCCTGGTACAGAGGATATAGAAAATGAAAATTTTGAATTTGAAATATGCCTTGTTTTATTAACTAAAAGTACTTCAGAAGATGTCCATAAACTTTTGATGAACATATCTGAGGTGGAAGAAGTTACTGTGGAAGACGTGGACATCCAGGCAGAAAAAGCAAAGAAAATGGAATCAGATTCAGCTAAAAAAGAAGAAGAGATAAAAGTTAAAGCTGAAAAGAAAGCTGCCCAGGAAGTAGTAAAGCCAAAGCCAGCAGCAGTAGCTCAAAAGAAAAGTAAAAATCCTCCTAAAAAGGAACCTCATAAAAAAATGCACCAGTCTGTAAGAGTTGATCTGGAAAGATTAGATAAATTTATGAATATGGTGTCTGAATTGGTTATAAATAGGACAAGAATGGAGCAAATTAGCAGCAGTTATAAGTTAAATGAATTAAATGAAGTTTTAGAACAGGTGGCAAGGACAACTTCAGATTTACAAGATTTAGTAATGAAGATAAGAATGCTGCCTCTTGATACTGTATTTAACAGATTTCCTAGGATGATAAGGGATTTATCCGTAGAACTGGATAAAGAGATGGAGCTTATAATTGAAGGAGCAGATACAGAACTTGACAGAACAGTAATAGATGAAATTGGAGAGCCTCTAATTCACTTGCTTAGAAATGCAGCAGATCATGGTGTAGAATCTAAAGAAGAAAGAATTGCAAAGGGAAAAGATCCTGTAGGAAAAATAAAACTTATTGCTTATCAGGAAGGAACTAAAGCTGTAATTAAAGTTGAAGATGATGGAAGTGGAATACCTGTAGAGAAGATAAGAGAAAAAGCAGAAAATGCAGGTATAAATACTGAAGGAATGACAGAAGCTGACATAAAGAATCTCATATTTATGCAGGGAATAAGCAGTAATACCGAGGTAACAGATATATCAGGAAGAGGAGTTGGAATGGATGTAGTAAAGACCAAAATATCCTCTCTTGGTGGAACAGTAGAACTTGTAAGTGAAAAAGACAAAGGATCATCTTTTATAATAAGGCTTCCACTTACACTTCAGATAATTCAAGTACTTCTTGTAGGTGTAGGGGATGAAACCATGGCTATATCTTTAAGCTATGTAGACAGAGTTATAGATTATAAAGATGATTTAGTGAAGATGACTAATAATAAAGAAGTTATAATATATAATGGAAATGTAATACCTCTTATAAGACTTTATGAAAAACTTGGTGTTGAAAAATCAGCTAGCAACAAAAATTATATAGTAATAGTTAAGGTAGGAGAAAAAACTGTAGGACTTATGGTAGATTCCTTACTTGGACAGAGGGAAATTGTTATAAAACCTCTTGGAAAGACACTGAAAAATTTGAAAGAATATATGGGAGCAACCATATTGGGAAATGGACTTGTAACTTTGATATTGGATGTTGCTGCCCTGGTATAA
- a CDS encoding chemotaxis protein CheC, whose product MDYKNLTPIQLDALREVGNIGTGNAATALSQLINRKVDMTVPAINIVPFDDIFTNIGEGEVVIGVIVRILGDIPGNILFIFEKNTAMDLISMLTGQREEELSDMGNSVICEIGNIISSSYMNSIAKFTGLHVIPSVPAATCDMLGAILSTTFIESGQYDEYVLDIETLFMQNNSELSGHFYYIPVPGSMEKILSALGIG is encoded by the coding sequence ATGGACTATAAAAACCTTACTCCTATTCAACTTGACGCATTAAGAGAAGTTGGGAATATAGGTACAGGGAATGCAGCCACAGCATTATCTCAGCTTATAAATAGAAAAGTTGATATGACAGTACCTGCTATAAATATAGTGCCTTTTGACGACATCTTTACGAACATTGGTGAAGGTGAGGTAGTTATAGGCGTAATAGTTAGAATCTTAGGCGATATACCTGGAAATATACTGTTTATATTTGAAAAGAATACTGCTATGGATCTAATTTCTATGTTAACCGGTCAGAGGGAAGAGGAATTAAGTGATATGGGAAACTCTGTTATATGCGAAATAGGCAATATAATATCTAGTTCCTATATGAATTCTATAGCAAAATTTACTGGACTGCATGTAATACCATCAGTTCCAGCAGCTACTTGCGATATGCTTGGGGCAATACTTTCAACTACATTTATAGAATCAGGACAATATGATGAGTATGTTCTTGACATAGAAACACTTTTTATGCAAAATAATTCAGAGTTAAGTGGGCACTTTTACTATATTCCGGTGCCTGGTTCAATGGAAAAAATTTTAAGTGCTTTAGGAATAGGATAA
- a CDS encoding response regulator, translated as MAKILIVDDAAFMRMMIKDILEKNGFEVVGEANNGLKAVELYKKEKPDVVTMDITMPDMDGIEAVKAIKGFDAGAKIIMCSAMGQQTMVMDAIKAGARDFIVKPFQPDRVLEAINKVVAS; from the coding sequence ATGGCTAAAATATTAATTGTAGATGACGCTGCTTTTATGAGAATGATGATAAAGGATATATTAGAAAAGAACGGATTTGAGGTAGTGGGGGAAGCAAACAACGGATTAAAAGCTGTGGAGTTATATAAAAAGGAAAAACCAGATGTAGTTACAATGGATATAACGATGCCGGATATGGATGGTATTGAGGCTGTTAAGGCAATAAAAGGATTTGATGCAGGTGCAAAAATTATAATGTGCTCTGCAATGGGTCAGCAGACTATGGTTATGGATGCTATAAAAGCTGGAGCTAGAGATTTTATAGTAAAGCCTTTTCAACCGGATAGAGTTTTAGAAGCAATAAATAAAGTAGTAGCTTCTTAA
- a CDS encoding chemotaxis protein CheW yields MQVVIFRLNNEQFAVETAKVQSINNSMEITKVPQAPAYIKGLINLRGNVISLLDINLLMDIPKAEISENSILILEMEDELVGITVDQVDEVLDVEENAIEKINDEGKKVYIEGIINFKDSIVTLIDIDKLLSN; encoded by the coding sequence ATGCAAGTTGTTATATTTAGATTAAATAACGAACAATTTGCTGTAGAAACAGCTAAAGTTCAAAGTATAAATAATTCTATGGAAATAACAAAAGTCCCACAGGCGCCAGCTTACATAAAGGGACTTATAAATTTAAGGGGAAATGTAATATCTCTCCTAGATATAAATCTCTTGATGGATATTCCAAAAGCTGAGATAAGTGAAAACAGTATACTTATACTGGAAATGGAAGACGAATTAGTGGGAATAACAGTAGATCAAGTAGATGAAGTTTTAGATGTAGAAGAAAATGCTATTGAAAAGATAAATGATGAAGGAAAAAAAGTCTATATAGAGGGAATAATAAATTTTAAAGATAGTATAGTTACTTTAATTGATATAGACAAACTTCTTTCAAATTAG